From Aspergillus fumigatus Af293 chromosome 5, whole genome shotgun sequence, a single genomic window includes:
- a CDS encoding pentatricopeptide repeat protein, which yields MVFKPFTHLARQSFTKAFTHGYAQSVVAASQSSYASSATFNQLASQPAKFTRTSQLQNVFQPSSSSGAGAKASQGGSGSGDFGLAAYYAAWQHAQQTGDDSDWKQFQFKRRIGWKPTGDEESARVKVGEKATDSQPGLHDSPRVSKASANAEISAQVEEAVAREIQIQEEQAQAEEASEAKDEGTEAFPDLPPEVAAVSDATAEQSRFVSDQIVQLASGKKYAEIPAAFESLLRDGLTPTVGAYNALLESAVRLHTDVSHAIPKALDVYSDMLRRRVIPDEDTYRTLVELFVVRSHETIKAKESLEQERLRYGGMEEPGKFMLHSSQLERDLLAEDHSLAIAVKLFNTATTRHSDLVFSLDMYRYLITACAKEGQVEDMIRIYAHMESHKVTPHASIFPSMIDAFASTGDLTSAVECYNEYKDLAISDDNGTFSIVQRLDGQVYAAVVRAYLAAGKEENALRFLERIRASFDEVTENREARQEAVESVIVQDGLVQYCLKSGEHAKALKHAKEQLRGDALDHAMARICVTAADAGDLNTASEAYGRLPSDPIVRQGPAIAMLALHVRQGNVSEARPLWLMLSTVGQATPDMVQPTVMYAVALAKSGQVDEALLEARNMFARIRNSSANNAAVLNSIREQINESLHLIGRVLMQTAAVLSPQAAMNLIWSMTENGGLVSPLAEHAVASLGPLGISQLAAPDLALALQVQAGMLLNNNSMAFDVAHPIRFSHMLDIALATRLPLDTHTTALVDQAVAKLFNSRPDMVKRWQDHLSMTSSPSSFLSGHHSPVSEVSSMTPVSSDDSFDPYAYATDFRGSSIIAEELGSASGRAESHLNEALTRLRNMRRLGRHPRYITYAKLINAATKVGRADLVQEILSMARRDVPLLPQYHAVKYGWISILDAMVASCLTLGDRSLAAKYHNELLELGSAPSANTFGLYITTLKESTKTFDEATEALKIFHRAIAEGVEPTSFLYNALIGKLGKARRIDDCLLYFAEMRANGIRPTSVTYGTIVNALCRVSDERFAEEMFEEMESMPNYKPRPAPYNSMIQYFLNTKRDRSKVLAYYQRMQSRNIQPTMHTYKLLIDAFASLEPVDMPAAEKVLETIKASGQQPEAVHYASLIHAKGCVMHDLDAALDVFQSVVSNHKVRLQPCLYQALLEAMVANHQVAQTEAIVKDMADRRVEMTAYIANTLIHGWAAAGNVAKAKAVYDSVGIDKREPSTYEAMTRAFLASEDREGASRVVQEMLSRGYPTAVASKILDLVGGGAPVAAI from the coding sequence ATGGTGTTCAAGCCGTTCACTCACCTCGCGCGTCAGAGTTTCACCAAAGCCTTCACCCATGGCTATGCTCAGTCGGTAGTTGCGGCGTCGCAGTCATCGTACGCGTCGTCGGCAACTTTCAATCAGCTTGCCAGTCAACCCGCCAAATTCACTCGGACAAGTCAATTACAAAATGTTTTCCAGCCATCAAGTTCCTCGGGTGCTGGTGCCAAAGCCAGTCAGGGCGGTTCTGGGTCTGGAGACTTTGGGTTAGCGGCATACTATGCGGCGTGGCAGCACGCTCAGCAGACTGGTGATGACAGTGACTGGAAACAGTTTCAATTCAAGAGACGAATTGGCTGGAAGCCTActggagatgaagaatcaGCGAGGGTGAAGGTGGGGGAGAAGGCTACAGACTCTCAGCCCGGTTTGCACGACTCGCCACGCGTCAGTAAGGCCTCAGCCAATGCCGAAATCAGCGCTCAAGTCGAGGAGGCTGTAGCACGAGAAATCCAGATTCAGGAGGAACAGGCACAGGCTGAGGAGGCGTCGGAAGCAAAGGATGAGGGTACTGAGGCATTCCCTGATCTACCACCTGAGGTGGCCGCCGTCTCCGATGCGACCGCTGAGCAGTCTCGATTCGTTTCCGACCAGATTGTCCAATTAGCCTCGGGCAAAAAGTACGCAGAGATCCCTGCTGCTTTCGAATCGCTTCTAAGAGATGGCCTCACTCCAACCGTTGGGGCATACAATGCCTTGTTGGAATCTGCCGTCCGCCTTCACACCGACGTTTCACATGCCATTCCCAAAGCACTCGATGTCTATTCAGACATGCTTCGCCGCAGGGTCATTCCCGATGAAGACACCTATCGCACACTGGTCGAGCTTTTTGTGGTCCGCTCTCATGAGACGATCAAGGCCAAAGAGTCATTGGAGCAGGAACGCCTTCGCTATGGAGGCATGGAAGAGCCTGGCAAGTTTATGCTGCACTCGAGTCAGTTGGAGCGCGATCTGCTCGCTGAGGACCACTCTCTCGCTATTGCTGTCAAATTGTTCAACACCGCCACTACTCGTCACTCAGATCTGGTCTTTTCCCTCGATATGTACCGCTATCTTATCACAGCATGTGCGAAAGAAGGCCAAGTGGAGGATATGATCCGTATCTATGCCCACATGGAGTCACATAAGGTGACGCCACATGCGTCTATCTTTCCGTCGATGATCGATGCCTTTGCGTCTACCGGCGATCTGACCAGTGCTGTGGAGTGCTATAATGAATACAAGGATCTCGCGATTTCTGACGATAATGGAACATTCAGCATTGTTCAGCGTTTGGACGGTCAAGTGTACGCTGCTGTGGTCAGGGCTTATCTTGCAGCCggaaaggaagagaatgcCTTGCGATTCCTTGAGCGCATCCGTGCATCGTTTGATGAAGTCACTGAAAACCGTGAAGCTCGCCAGGAGGCGGTTGAGTCCGTAATTGTGCAGGATGGTCTCGTGCAGTACTGTCTCAAGTCAGGTGAACATGCAAAGGCATTGAAGCACGCCAAGGAGCAGCTACGCGGTGATGCTTTGGATCATGCCATGGCCCGCATTTGCGTCACTGCGGCGGATGCCGGTGATCTCAACACCGCCTCCGAAGCGTACGGACGCCTCCCCTCAGACCCGATTGTGCGTCAGGGCCCCGCCATTGCGATGCTGGCGTTGCATGTGCGGCAAGGCAATGTGTCAGAGGCTCGACCCCTGTGGCTGATGCTAAGCACCGTGGGTCAGGCAACTCCGGATATGGTTCAGCCGACGGTTATGTACGCAGTAGCCCTGGCCAAGAGTGGCCAGGTTGACGAAGCCCTTCTTGAAGCCCGCAATATGTTTGCCCGGATTCGCAACTCCTCTGCCAACAACGCCGCCGTACTGAATTCCATCCGTGAACAAATTAATGAAAGCCTTCACCTTATCGGCCGTGTCCTCATGCAGactgctgctgttctctcCCCACAGGCTGCCATGAACCTCATTTGGTCTATGACTGAGAATGGTGGTCTCGTCTCTCCCCTTGCTGAACATGCTGTTGCCAGCCTTGGACCTTTAGGTATCTCTCAGCTTGCTGCTCCCGATCTGGCGCTCGCACTGCAGGTTCAAGCTGGTATGCTTCTCAACAACAACTCCATGGCCTTTGATGTCGCTCACCCCATTCGCTTCTCCCACATGCTTGACATCGCTCTGGCCACGAGACTCCCACTGGATACTCACACTACTGCCTTGGTCGATCAAGCCGTCGCCAAGCTGTTCAACAGCCGGCCTGACATGGTGAAGAGATGGCAGGACCATCTTAGCATGACGTCCTCTCCATCGTCTTTCCTTTCCGGTCATCACTCTCCTGTTTCGGAAGTTTCGTCTATGACGCCCGTATCTAGCGATGACTCTTTCGATCCATATGCATATGCTACCGACTTCCGTGGATCTTCTATTATTGCCGAGGAGCTGGGGAGTGCAAGCGGTCGCGCAGAGTCACATCTGAATGAGGCTTTAACTCGGCTTCGGAACATGCGTCGCCTTGGTCGCCATCCTCGCTATATCACCTATGCCAAGCTCATTAATGCTGCTACGAAGGTTGGCCGTGCCGACCTAGTGCAGGAGATTCTAAGCATGGCTCGTCGTGATGTTCCTCTGCTGCCGCAGTACCATGCTGTCAAGTATGGCTGGATTTCCATCCTTGACGCCATGGTTGCCTCGTGTTTGACTCTCGGAGACCGCAGCCTTGCGGCCAAGTACCACAACGAACTCCTGGAGCTGGGTTCGGCACCATCTGCAAATACCTTTGGCCTCTACATCACTACACTCAAGGAATCCACCAAGACGTTTGATGAAGCAACCGAGGCTCTGAAGATCTTCCACCGTGCTATTGCCGAAGGAGTTGAGCCAACATCATTTTTGTATAATGCGCTTATTGGCAAACTTGGTAAAGCGCGCCGGATCGACGACTGCCTTCTATATTTCGCCGAGATGCGTGCCAACGGCATCCGCCCCACCAGTGTCACATACGGAACGATCGTCAATGCTCTCTGCCGTGTTAGTGATGAGCGTTTTGCCGAGGAGATgttcgaggagatggagtcgaTGCCCAACTACAAGCCGCGACCCGCTCCTTATAACTCTATGATCCAGTACTTCCTCAATACCAAGCGCGACCGCAGCAAGGTACTGGCCTACTACCAGCGCATGCAAAGTCGCAACATCCAGCCCACCATGCACACATACAAACTGCTCATTGACGCTTTTGCGTCCCTGGAGCCCGTGGACATgcctgctgctgagaaggTGCTGGAAACTATCAAGGCCTCCGGACAACAGCCCGAAGCCGTACACTATGCATCCCTTATCCATGCCAAGGGATGCGTGATGCACGATCTTGATGCTGCCTTGGATGTTTTTCAGTCGGTTGTATCAAACCACAAGGTGCGCCTGCAGCCATGCCTCTACCAGGCTCTGCTAGAGGCCATGGTGGCCAATCATCAGGTTGCTCAAACCGAAGCCATAGTCAAGGACATGGCCGATCGCCGTGTGGAGATGACTGCTTACATTGCTAACACTCTTATTCACGGGTGGGCTGCTGCAGGCAACGtcgccaaggccaaggcggTCTATGACAGCGTTGGCATCGACAAACGGGAGCCCAGCACCTATGAGGCGATGACTCGTGCATTTTTGGCGTCTGAAGACCGCGAGGGAGCCTCCCGCGTTGTCCAGGAGATGCTGTCTCGTGGCTATCCTACTGCTGTAGCCAGCAAGATCCTTGACCTGGTTGGAGGTGGTGCGCCAGTTGCTGCCATCTAA